The sequence AATTTATGTAATAAAAAGGTATGTACGATAAAAGTCCCATCTGAGTCCATGACCTCATAACCACCACCATGATTACCATAAAAAGCGATATATATGACCCAAAAGTAGGCTTTTCTGCTGTTGCTTTTTTCTTTTCTTGTTCAAGACTGGGTATGGCTATGGTATTTTTCTGACCTATTATTACGGCCGTGCATGCAAAGGATATAACCACCATTAAAGGAAGATATGAAAACCCCAAAAGGTGGATTAGATAGATGGCGATTATAGGACCTAAAGAAAAACCCAGGTTTCCGCCCACAGAAAATATAGACATACCGGTTACGCTTCTTTCTCCTGTAAAAAAATGGGCAGTCTTATAGCCCTCAGGGTGATAGGCTGCTATACCAAGCCCGCTTATAACCACAAGAAGCAGAACAACTATATAATTATTCGGCAGAGATAAGAGTGAATATCCTATACCTGCAGACAAAACCCCTATGGGTAAAAGTATGGCCTTTTCCTTTTTATCTGAGTAGAAACCGAAAAGGGGCTGCAATATGGAGGATGTGAAGTTCGCCATCATGAGTATAAAACCGGTCATGGTATAGGAAAGAGAGAGCTTCTCCTTTAAAAATGGAAGTGTTGCCGGCAGCGCACCCTGATAGATGTCTGTTACAAGGTGTCCCAGGGATAGTATAAGTAGAACCTTTAGATTAAATCGTGCCATCCTCTAATATCCGCCTCAGCCTCATAAGTAACCTGCATGTAGCGCCCCATATCCTATCTCCGTTATAATAAATGGACGGCACCATCTCAAATCTGCCATCATATTCGGCAGATTCCATCCCTGGATTTACCTCCATAA is a genomic window of Syntrophorhabdaceae bacterium containing:
- a CDS encoding MFS transporter — its product is MARFNLKVLLILSLGHLVTDIYQGALPATLPFLKEKLSLSYTMTGFILMMANFTSSILQPLFGFYSDKKEKAILLPIGVLSAGIGYSLLSLPNNYIVVLLLVVISGLGIAAYHPEGYKTAHFFTGERSVTGMSIFSVGGNLGFSLGPIIAIYLIHLLGFSYLPLMVVISFACTAVIIGQKNTIAIPSLEQEKKKATAEKPTFGSYISLFMVIMVVVMRSWTQMGLLSYIPFYYINYMKGDPLIAGRLVFIYLLCGAAGTLIGSPFADRWGHRFFLRLTMLLATITLPLIFIPFIQNSILLYFVLGLQGMLMISTFSVTIVMAQKLLPNKLGVASGLMVGFAIGTGGIGVTLLGTIADAYGVPAALKSICILPLIGFILSLIVKYKD